tctttttcatgtttattttctatttctaaAAGCATATTGCTTTGGAGCTTTCATTTTCAACCAGTATGTCTCCTTTTTTAGTAccttcccattttgtttgtacttgctCCAAATCTTAGACACAGCTGACTGGGGTCACCCAACATCATTCTGCCTTATCAAGCGTTGCATTATAGAAGTCTTATAGATCTTTCAATCGTTTCCACTGATGGCCTTCTCTTTGGGGCCATGTATCCTATCAGTCAGCGAGGTGCAAGTTCTTCAAGCACTTTCAACTGCAGACTCATTTGCATTTTTAGGCTTGTGCACGTATTTGTTTGAGAAAAGCAATGTACAAAGTgatctatatatatttttttccctctactACATTCAAAAGCAAAAAACTGAAATTTTATCAACATATTTGAGGTATGTTTTATAAAGCCAGAATGTTTAGCTGTTGGAGAAAATCATTTTGTGACATATCAgcgttttttgttgttgtttttttttttaaacaaaataaaaaaaaattaaaaaatgaacaaacattCTCCAAGTTTTGTGACGCCATTAGTTTTGACAGGGGTTGTATAAGTTTGTAAGTCGGGGATGTGAGATTACTGTCTGAAAGACCTCTTATTTGGTCTTGAACATGTGTATGTCCATATCAGAACACATAAGTATTTTGTTAGATGTCACAGTAGGCCATTAAAATTTATCATGGTTAGTAAGTTTACTGGTACAAACCCTGAACATCCTTACCCACTGGTTTGTAGCTGTTCAGTGGTCCCGTTTAAACAAAACTCCAAGGCACGGCCCTTTATCTCCTCCTGCACCACGCACTCGGAGCTGTTCTCTGGCCGATAATACCCAAAGTCACTGCAAGACAAAGCGCAGTCAGCTGTATGGAACTGCAACGTTgtataaaaaggaaaacaacttTTACTGCTTTGTGGGATTGAGAAATTCCTCCACATGATACAACTGCGTTAAAATTATTCGAACAATCCTTTAGATGAACAGAAAAATTCTGTAAATGTAGTtttgaggaaaaacaaacaaacaaacaaaaaaaacagctcaaTTACAGGATTTAATTGTCTTGCATTGTAAGGGTTCAAAGGATAAAGGACATACCAGTAATAGTCAGCCACTGTACATTTGCAGGGGGCCAGCTTCTTGGTGACTGCATAGTCCCTCCCGTTCCAGCAGACTGAATCTTTCCTCAGGCGTAATAAGATCTCTTTATAGCCCAGCACACAACCATCACTAGATCCACTGGGGTCTGCAGAGTGAGCCAGCCACTCTACATAGTCCCCATCATCGCCTAAACAAGCACACATTCCCGAGTAAGAGCACACTTTCACTAAAGCCAACGAACCAAAACATCATCCATCTTCTACACATACTTACAGACTCTGTCGAGGAGCTTCCTGAAGTCTACGGTGATCACCACCCATTTACTGAAGTCGTTCCTGTAGCCCCACAGGCTGACGTTCATGGAGCGGGAGCCGGGCTCGCTGTCCATGCCGCTGAAGTGAAGCGGGTCACTGGTGAAGTTAAACGCGTGCCAGCATTGCCCTTCATCAGTGGAGAACCTGAGGGGCGCAGAACAAGGTACGggacatttaagaaaaaaaaaagggcacttTCTCAAAGTAAATGACATTCTATAACAATCACAGTCAGTCGTTCTCACTTTATCTGGTTGACGGGCGAGTTAGTGTGCTCCACTGCAACCAGCAGGCCTCCAGAGTCCAGGATAGCATAGTGATGGGGGCCCCGGAGGGCCCGCAGCCACGAGTAGCCCCCATCATCAGACACATACACGTCAGGGAGGAGAGCAGATTCTGCGTCTCCAACACTGCCTGCAGGGAGGGAGGGAAATCGCTTCAACAAACATCCGGCAAAATGCTTGTGGTGAAAGATCTTTGGGTTTCTGAGTGTTTTACCGTGAGCCAGGATGAGGCCCACTGCATTGGGCTGCGAGAGAGGTAGCATGGGGACGTTCATCCTCATGGTGGTGCTGTAGGAGGCGTGGATGTGAAGTCTGCACTGTAACAACAATAACGGTGCCACTCAGCCATAAGCACGTACCGACATGTGTTAAGGCTTGACATTACATAGGCATTATCAACAAGAAATTGGCAGAATTCTcccagacacacaaaaaaaatcatacatgtccctgtctttaaaaaaaaaaaaaaaagtcccagaaGTATTAGCAATAGTGTTTCTCACTCTGTTAGGTCTGTTGGTAGAGGCGTCAGTGTTACACTGGCTGTTCTGTGGTCTGCGCAGCGTCTGCCAATTAGCTCCTTGGTCATATGTGATCACCGTCTCCGCTGCTCCGTCTGGGGGGGGGTGGAACATCCAGAAAATGCACAGTAATTACTACGAGGACACCAGAAGTCACTGGATGATCCTAAGAAAATAATGGCCAATTCAAAACAGACATTTCTCAATCGTATGTTATCATCGATAATATGGATCACAGTTCTATTCTTCAGTCTGTTCAGGCAATCAATGGAAAACCAGCAAACTCAAATCCTTCCGACTTCAGGAGGTGACGCTACCACTGAATTTCTATGTCAACATACATATCATACAGTATATAATAATCATTATTCATTTAAGTTGTTTTCTGCGTGTGTACATGGTTGCATCGACTTTGTTCAGCTTTTATTTGTACATTCATTCTTCTTGGCCGAGCCAGGCATCGGCTCAGAGCAGCACCAGTTAAGATTTGGAAAACCTACTCCACACAAAGTCTGCATGTACACGTCAGATGACACCAACAACAAAGCCATGGTTGGCATGAGTAATCATTCCCAGTTTGTACTGGGTCTGCTTTATGTCTTCAGAGTCAGAGAGGCCCGTTTCTTCACAGCACATTCGGTGTTTCGGTCTGAGATTTTAACGCTGGCTGCAGAACACATTTTGATATCGCGAGCTATCTTGTACAAAAGTCAAAATATGTACATCGTGGAAAGAACGATGTGAACTTTGCAGTTGAATTTAAGTCGTCATCGTCGTGGTTTGGAGGCGACTCACTCTTTTGCGTTGGAACTTGAACAGATATCACTCATATAAGGGAGAGTCTGAAAAAATATCAGAATTGTGACTTGCATACTCataaagaaggaaggaaggaaagagaaggtgGGCTGGGCTGATCTGACCTGCGGGTCTTTCATGTGCTGCATTTGCAACGTTTTCTAAtgaaaaaggacagaaaatgCACATCAAACCGTGTTTTAACCCACCTTCTGTGAGCACGCTGGTCATGTAGACGCCCCTGAGTGAAGCAACGATGGTGAAGTCTGTGTCGCTTCCTGTGCTTGTGTAGAGATGGCGCTCCAGAGACTTGGAGAAAACGGTTCCTCTGTCATCTGACACATAGACGGTTCCGACACCAGAGTctgctccacacacacacacacacacacacacacacacacacacacacacacacaaagacgtTAGGTTTGTATACCGAcatatgttgttttttattgattggtctttttttttttttgcttgaggttgttttttgtttttttttgcatcatcAACCCTGCTGTCAATCATTAGCACTCTTAGAAAATAACCAACACTGTCAACATCACTATTTTCTACCTCAGTCATTACTAACAGCCTGGTTACTAGTGCTGACCTCCAGGGTCGTCCACATGCATGAAGATCATGTCCTGATTGGCTGCGAGGATGGAGTAAAACTGCTGCTGGGTGACTGTGGGAAGCTGAGCCATGTTCCACTGCTCGCCTCCGTCCACTGAGACGTGGATCATACGCTCTGTGCCCTGACACAAACACGCAACGCATTCATTCCAATGTTGTTTTCTACatgcatacatttttttttctcaagaaCATGTAAGAGCAGACAGAGACATAGCGTGGAAAGTTTCATGACTTAAAACGCAAATCAAATGCAAGTGTTGGAGCTTATTGCATGAAATAAATAACATATCAAGGAATTGCAGATCTGCTGTCAGCCATCTCATATAGGTTTTACACAATTCATAAAGTCTTACATGCGCATCTCCTCAACATTTCAAAACAAAGGTCTGACCTCTacttacaaaaaaacaagtaatCTGTTATTTGGCTTTTGACTTCAAAGTTGGTATTGAGTAGTTTTAATTAACCAAAGCCAAAACAAAGGCTTGGGTTCAGAGGCTAATGTTTAACCCCACGCACCATTATTGGATTGGTTTAACTGTAAAATTTTAGAGGGATTAAACATAGATTTTGATTGGATGCCAGCTGTGAGCTTTCAGTGTCAAACATGTTGCTTGGGTATGcataactgtaaaaaaaaaagagagtggAGGTAAGCCAGTGCCGAACAGAAATCTGTGGGATAATTACTCCACTTCTCACTTGACTCGTGGGGCCGATAAACAATTACAGGCTTACAGCTTAATCTTTTAATCTGACCGAGCATAATATAAATCTAGGGATTTGCTGTGCTATTTAGAGCGAAACAGACAGTATAGCAGCGCGGTGTGCATTAGGGTGGGGCTTCATTATGATTGACAAGCTGCTATTTCAATGGGAGGGAGTAGTTTTTGTGATTCTCAGGCAAATGATCCTCTATTACCTGTAACTTCTGGTTTCAAACGACCAAAAAGGGTAACAGCCCGAAACCTGAGCTAAAGGCATAAAAATGTGACTTTCTATGCGAAGTTCTATCCATGTTGTAAAAATCCAAGGCACGTTCCAAGTGGGCTGGAGCTAATCTAGGAGCTATTCCTTTTCTCAATGAATAAATCAATACACAAGattaaatgtacaaataaaaCCGATGTCGGTCACATTTTTGTAAAGTAACAGAGGTCTCTGGCACAGACATGAATGCACAACAGACTTTGCAGGTTGTAAATCTGCAAATACTTGAGTTTACTCGAATTTCCTCAAATGCCAGAGAAAATTtactcatttcttttctttagtttaCATTCCATCACGCACACTCTTATAAGAGATCACTTGTGGCCACGCTCCACTTTGGATGGCGGAGGagccctgtttttttttgggggggggtttgcTTTTAACTGCGATTCATCCAGCCTCTGGGATTTATGCCCAACTGCTTCAGTTGGATGGTTTCCTCTGGTATGCAGGAATCTTCCAAGTCATTCCACAGATTCTCAGTCAGACTGAGGTCTGGGCTTCACCAGGCCATCCCAAAACATTTAAATCAGTCCCCTTTAAACCACTCAAGAGTTGTTTTAGCAGGATGGTTAGGGTTGTTGTTACAGTGGACGGAATGCGTCTCCTGTAAGATTTCTTGTAATCTAAAGCCAGCCATTAGTTCCATTCACTTGTGACTATGTGAAAAAACATCCCCACAGCATGAAACCTACATCGCCATGCTTCACTGTGAGGGTGACGTTCTCAGGATAAGGACAAGTGGTGGGTTTGCACAGTGTAATCTTTGATGGTCTTAAGTTGAATTTCTTAAACTTATCGGACCAGAGGACTTCCTTCCAATGCTTGGAAGGTCTTGCAGATAAAttagtttcttgtttttttttttttgtcatttttgggGCCACTCTTCCATAAAATCCCTCTTTCCTCCAATCATCTTTATCTCAGCTCTTTTCCCTCGACCTCCATTGAAAACGTCACGGGCTTAAggagagatgtgtttttagaaaACTCCTATTCCTAAAAGGAATTAAGTGCTTCAGACACTTATCTTAAGGCTAAAACATGAGGGTTATATCATAGATATCATATTAGAGATAGCATAGAATATTGCTTGATTTTCAAGATTCAtaattcaagaaaaaaagaacatgtttttaaaaagggaaataCAGTGTAGTCACAGATTGCTCAGTCTCACCCTCCTGTTTTCACAGCTGACAACACGAATCGCAGTCTGTGCGACTGCAAGGTATTGTGAGACAGAACCATCTCCTTTCTTTTATAAAGGATGTATCTGGTCTGGTTGCCAAAAGATATCTTAAAGGAAGCATTAGAGCTCTTCGAAGCATTTCGAACCGCTCTTACCatagctgctgctcatacttcTGGGCTTCGGAAGGTTCCTCAGTAAAATAGACTATTCTGCCGAACCCATAGATTAAATCACGTAATACTCTGATTTCATGCAGCTGGATTTAATTGAACTAATCATGTGACTTCGgaattttttcaaattttcacTTTTGCTAATTTTGACAACGTTGTGTGGGTCCATGAAATCCCAAAACACATCCGCTTTAATTCCAAGCTGCAAGGCAACAAAACAGATAAAAAATGCCAAGAGGAATGGATGGTTTCACAAAGCTCTGTATACCTCAACGGGACAAGATCAGACCACATTCTAAGTACATTCAGTTTGAAATGCAAGCGTTAACACCTGACATGTGCTTCCAGTTACCGCTACATGGTACCCAGATACATACTGCTCATCTACAACAGATGTAAACAGGGGTCATAAACTTTTTGACAAGAGGCTGCATGGCCTAAATCAAAGGAGGGGGGGATTTGGAAGAAAGCGACCCACAGAAGAGAGGTGATGAGCaacaaataacaataaaaaataatcaaagtTGCATTTTATAAACATGGGGAAGAAGTCACAAAACCCTTaatggagaaaagaaaagaaaaaaatctggatAGATCCAGAGACAAAATTGCAGGCGAACGCACACATACCGTGCCCGTCATGATGGAGGCAAAGACAAATTTTCCTCCCACTACAAAGGAGAACACTCTGCTTGCAATGGTCTtgaaacttctgccgtagtcgAGCGTCTTCCTTAATTCTAACGTTCCTTTGTCATCtgacaggggaaaaaaaaggtagtGATTATTGATTTTTGCAATGCATGTTAACGTGTGGGTGATTTTATTTATCCTCACTTACTGCAAGAGCCATTGTTGTTGGTTGTGAAGTAGATGCTGCTCtttggacccctggaacacaaATCCATGAAGAAAAGAATcggagggaggaaaaaaaatccaaactttCTCacgtttttcatgttttttttatacatctGAAAGTTCTCTGAGTTCAACTGTAATTTGTAGAAATCACAGATTATGGTTATGGTTTCAAAGTGCTGAGTGAGCAAGGCGCACATTAACCCCCGGGCTCCGCTCCAAGCTCTCGCTTTGGTTTTGTTCGCTGCCAGAGGGGGTGACAGTTTTCACACTGCACACGCCGATTTCTGCTGGTTCAAGGACTGCGGGCTGAGTAAGAATGCCATTGCCGAGAATCGTGATTCATTCTGACGTCAGCCTCGGCTTCCGCGCCCTGCAGTCAGTTTAGGTTGAGGCATAAATGACTGCGGCGGTCGCGCAGATCTACAATGCTGCGCGCCCACAACCTGACACCGCAACCTTGTGTGAACTCTGAGTCAGGAGAAGGAACTTAAGTGCTGTGAGAAAGACAGCTGGAAAAACAACGACGTACAAACAAGGCACAAATTCCTTTCTCTGCAAAAGAAAAGATGAGCGTGTAGACTGTATGGAAACACGGACAGGCTGTTACACTGCCACTGAGCTGCACtcgggcccccccccccccctctgaacGCAAAACACACGCCGTAACGTATGGAATTCATGATTGGACGTGTATGTTTGGGGCAATTATGGGTGCCGCAGTATCACCGGTGCAAGCAGTGGTGATGGCTCCCATACCGAAAGACAGCGATACCTGCTCACGCCAGGTCAAATCAGGCGATTAAGACTGAGAGGAGCTAAAGGAGGTCTGAGGTGTGTCATCTACGACCCGCCTCAGATTCACAATCAACATCTGACCAATCACTGATCAGCAgcagttttttaatttttttttataattttacaTATCCTAATAAAAGCAATTACAATTCTAGATAGTGGTGATatgtattgttattattattgtagtattattttcattattttatccTGTTGAGTGCAATTAATACCAAAATTGATCATAAGTCTGCTTATAAGGCAGATTTTTTTAATGGATTTGTTATGAGGATGCCCCAGTTTGACTTGAGAAAGTCCTTCACTTGGGTCCCTTTTTATCTGCGGGTGCATGTGGTATTTATCATTTACTTAAAgggtttaggtttagtttacACAGGAGTCatatcatgtttttttaaatgttcataaaaaGGTGAGGAAATAAATTTTCTCGAGTTATGTTCCCATTTTTCATGCTCCGTTAACGAATTCTGTATTTTAATTTATGTGTCAAATGACTGACTCCAAAAACTGGATCCCAATGACCCAAACTGAGACAACAATGAGTAACGCAAGGTATTCCTCTTGCTTTTGGAAGCACTGGACCAAGTGCCTGTACGTAGAATAACTACTGTACAGTAGATTCACGAATAtgatgatgtctttttgttgaccagcaacaacattaaaaccacggACAGGTTAGGGGAGCAACTCTGCTCGGCTTGTTGCGATGTGGGGAAACCCTGCGTCCTTGCATTTACACGGATGTGATATTGGCCCTCGTCGCCCACCTCAATATTTTTGCAAACCAGTTACACCCCCACGCATGACAACAGCTCTCCCCTCCAGCAGGAGCCTCCTCCAACAGGACAGCAGTGGCTCAGGCACAAACTGTTTAAGAAGGGCTAAGAGAACACAACAAAGGGTTCAggggttgttttttgtttgcaaaTGCTTGAAAAATCATTTCACGTGGAGCAAGATGTTCCCTATATTGTTTATTTCAAAGTATTTCTTcttatatgaaaataatattgTCCTAATGTATCTAATCAGCTGTGGCAGTTTCATGGTGATACCGATCATCTACCTTTTTATTTGCAGCATCTATGTGTTTACGATTCAATAAAAGATCTGACCAGAAATTCTCACCATCTGACCAAACACACACTGTCGTGGATCTTTGTCCAGGTGGCGCCAAAGTCCTCAGACAGCCAGAGGTCCAACTGGAAAGAAAAAGTCTTGGTCGTTAAAAAGAATTTTGATCAGACAACGTGGAGAGTTCACCGCTTCCCAACTAagaattgtgtgtgtgtagttcAACATTCGTTCAAGAGAGGCAGGTAGATCCTAACTCAACAGTCCTGGCAAACCTAACGTGGCTACCGTGGTACTGAGCGTCAGGAGGTTGTTGCTGTCCCCGgggttgtacaacatctgaatgAGTGGCTCAAACGTCAGGTCAGTTGGTACAAAGGTCAGGCCAAAGTCCTGGGAGCGAAACAGTCTGAATCCTCCGATCTCTGACACGTCGCCGGTCAGTATCACCTGAactcaaacaaacatacaaCGCAGAGTTGATACAACCAGTCCGATAATGagtctatacacacacacatatatatatatatatatatatataaataaataataaaactaataataaataaataaaacttataTCGCTAATTTGGTAACATTGTTGAAACCAAAAGGTTAAAACAAAAGAATTTCCCTGCTTTTATCCATTTTATATCACTAATAAATGCTGAAACTTGAGATTCGAGACAGTAAATCcgaccaaaatataaaaaaatatagacACGTTGGGGACACGTTGACTTCCAGCAGAGCAAAGACGAGGCTCACCTTCCCCGAGTGGTCCGGACTGATGGCGATGCCAAACTCCGTCTGGATGAAGGTGTGGTTGATCAGATGAGTCACGTCTTTGAACGTCTTCCCATAGTCTTCACTGACACACAGAGAAGTTTGCAGTTAGACGCCCCCCTCCTGCCAGAACACTGTAATGTGAAAACTGatccatcccccccccccccccccccggaggCATCCTCACCTCCTGTAGAGGTTCGACTGGCCGAAGCGCATCATGAACAGCGGCACCTGAAACGTcgtcagcaccagcagcacctgtGAGGAAAAGGTGCTTGCAGTTACCCGACGACCcgtttcacttttcttttttttttttttaagcacacAGTTTTATTCTGTCACACTCATGAACCAACTCACCCCCGATCCGTCTCCCACCCAGGCCAGTGACAGCGAGCCCATCGTTCGcactttgaacgtgaactgaAACAGGAGGAGAAAGCAATCAGAAGCGAAGGCTTTCAGAAATGTCAGAAAGCAATCAGTAagtgataataaaaaaacaatatcttCCTAACAATGTCCCTCCCACAAATGTAAACTGACAAGGTGATTTGAAAAAAGTTAAAAGAGTTGGCTGCATGACACTTTTTCAAActtaagaacacacacacacgcgcacttGAGTGAAAAGTACGGTTTGaaatacacaaaaacacaagaggGTTTGAGTGCGTTTCATGTCGTTTCCTCCGCACAGGACATGCCAGCAGAGAGGACAGAATGTCTATACAGTCCAAAGTAACTGCAGCCATTTGGATGCACTCTGCATGTGTGACCTACATTCCTGTCTAAATCGCGGAGCTGAGGCCAGACAACAGGACCACTGCTGAACACACACCTAACATAAATTAGAGCCGACTGCATTCCATTcttattaaaaacagacatcaaataaataaaggactaAAATGTCCTCTTACTTTTCACTTACTTGTTGATATATTTCTACAGCCTatttgggatttaaaaaaacaaacaaaaaaaaaaggtctgacAAAACAGAGGTGTGTAGAGCGTTCGAACCCTGAACTTTGATTTCATAAGAAGTGACTGACTGAGTGAAAACAACATTCCTGTCCATTCATGCAGTGCGTCGCTCACGTCTCCGGTCTTTTTGGGTAACAGATTTAGCCACATCCCACCTTGTTTGGAATCTGAAGGAAGgtttctccctctcctctcttcaGCTGGCGAGGCAGAGATGTTTACAAGGTGAGCGACGCTCTGGAGAGTCTGTGTACAGCTCTATAAAGCAACAGAAGATGGCGAGGTCTGCCTGCTGGAAACTCCTTGTAAAAAGTCCAGTGGAAACCAGCCTGCTCCCCTGCTGTCCAACTCGGTGAACACGACTTTCCGTGTCCTCTGCATTAATCACCCCATCACGCTTTCCCCGAGTccatctgtttttttccttatttcGATCATCAAACTGTGtctcaacttttctttttcccccctgCAGTCATCTGTTCAAGCTGTTGATCAGTATTtccgtttttttgtttttctggctCTAATTTGTCCGAAGAGACAGGATTGTAATCCTCAGCTagctttcttatttttttttaatcattatttCAAACTTGTACCTGGAAACAAATCAAGTCAATAACAAGCTCCACCGGGCTCGTTATTGACATCCGTATGATGAGGCTAACCTCATCATACGGATGATGAGGCTAACCTCATCATCCGTATCGTCAGGCCAGAGAGATacttgaaaagctgcaaaaactGACTTTTTCACTTCCAAACTGTAAATGAGGGAGGAAGTAACAATATTCAAGCAGCACATCAGTTTAATTtctacagcagcagcagtcgGTGGCCTTTTCAATCGGAATAAGCCATGCAAGGAAACCTTTGAAAAGAATATAGTAGACCCAGAAAAGACAGTTCAAGCGGGATAAGATAACCTGAACACTGGGCCTTAACAGTGAAGAAATAAAGTGGCTTCGTCATGCTCTGGGAGGCACCTTTCAGTCAATTTTGGGTCCATTTGTCTGAGTTATTGACTTTGCCCAAAGATGAAACCTAACTAAACCAAGCACTCCGTTTCTTTGACTAGTATGAGGCATAAAAGTCTTGCCTCAGACACCTGGACACCATAGTAGCATGTGCAATGAATATGAAGAAAACCCATTTCAGAAGCAGAAAGAAAGAGCTCcatgtataaaaaaataaataaaaaatactaccACACGAAGTGCACAAAAGTGTTTTTTCAGGCTGTGTAAGGACCTACAGGCACCCGAAAGCGAGTGAACAGGTACACCCGTAGTGCAATTAACCACTGTTCCACTTCCGATCAGATGAAAACCCAGCTGGACAAACGCTCAGTTGACCTGCTATAGTTCAAACAGCGATTACACAACAGGCCGACTGCAGCCGTGTCTGAGTGAAAAGTCTTGTTTCGTGGAGGTGGGAAACATAAATCTAAAGATGTGGTGGGGGGGTAACAAAGGGGGTAGGTAACGTATTAGTGAGCAAAATCCGGAGATAAGTGCCTGACTCAGTTGGACACGGCCTCACAGACCAGACATGACCTCATGCTGTGTCACGTGTTGAATTCAGGGGTCCAGATCTGCCTGGAAAAGCCTTCTCCGGTGTCCTTCTGCAGCAAAACGTTTGATACAGGCTGTCAAGGTGTGCCAGCACTTCCGACTTTGAAAAGCGAAGGACAATGCTGAACCAGTGATTATCACACTTGCAGCTTCGCATGGACAAACACACACGTATGTCCCTGCAGACTCACAAACGGCCCGTATTTGGGAGCACACCCACACACTGTGGGTGACGTTCTCTCGGAGAGAGGTCAGATGCCAACACAATGAGCTCCTTATTCCCTCCGCTCTGTGCTTTAACTTTCTGCTTCGGCCATGTTTGCACACACAAAACTTCAGACGAAGAGGTCAAGCTCCGCAGCTCTGATCAAACACTCGACGCCGTGTTGACCGAGCATTCCTTACTGGGCAAAGTTGTGCTTTGGCTCGTATTAATGTCCGCTGAATTCCTATTCAAGCCACCTAGAAAAAGAGAAGGTGACCGCAACTAGCTGTGTGGATTATAATTGGATACATCAACTGGTTTGTAAAGTGACAAAGCAAACTTTGATGTAATCCTATCTAAAGCCTTCATGATTTAGCAGATAAATCCTGCATTCAGGATTCTTAGATCTGTTGGCCAGTCATACCAGATCGTTACAAATATATAGCATTATATGCAGTCTGCTATGCATCAATATGAAAGTACTTTCCCACTGCACAATTCCAGTAAAACATTACTTGAGGTATATAAGAAATAAGTGGCATCGCATCATTTGCCCAGCAGAGTCGGTTCTGCCTCCTTCACTGTTGACTACGGTCTCAGCATCGGCTGCAACGAGCACAGCACAGAGCACATCACAGTTGAGCAGACGCTGGGGCTGCCGGGTAGAGCAGAGGTTGTTTTTCGCGGCAGATTGCAACTGGTTTGTGACAAGCTTCGTTCCAACGTGGGCCGTGACGTCCAAGCTGGGAGAGTTGCTGCAAGTGTGGAGAGGAAGCGCAGTATCTGAGCTCTTAAAGACGTCTTGTATAGTACATTTAATACAAATGGATACATTAATGTCTGATCATTTTGGTACTAATAATCAATGtagtttttttctaatttttttccccttttatttACAGCTTCGACTAATATCACTTGTATGGCTTATTAGATTAACAATGACTttgactactttttttttttttagatatattACAGAAGATAACCTGAACCTCGAACTATCTGCCATCagctattcaaggtaaacataCAACAGTGAGACAAGAGGGACGGTGACTTTGACTGAGGACAGTTTTAGGCAAAGACTCACGCTTTTAATGTTAGTTCACCTTTCCTGTGTTTGAACttgattgtttttgtttgccATGTCAACTTCAAACTACGGACACCACAACTGAAGGTCTCAGTGGGAGACGACGACATTGGTCATAGTGGCATCGCTCGCTTTCAAGTTTACCGCAAACAACAAGGGGCGCAAATAAACCAATGGTTGCTGTACGTGGTTTTGGTTTGACTTCTGCGAACGAAGAGCTCAGTCATCCATCAACAGTCCACAGAAGCTGAGAGTGACATAATCACACCACGGAG
The Odontesthes bonariensis isolate fOdoBon6 chromosome 3, fOdoBon6.hap1, whole genome shotgun sequence DNA segment above includes these coding regions:
- the LOC142376933 gene encoding sortilin-like, which produces MIYLSFILALGLIVGLFSSSLGGQHQERDNFSRVRRLQREFGGDEERNSLEKTELSKRSAGLNEQTCTPFPGLPSALPNNTSTFTFKVRTMGSLSLAWVGDGSGVLLVLTTFQVPLFMMRFGQSNLYRSEDYGKTFKDVTHLINHTFIQTEFGIAISPDHSGKVILTGDVSEIGGFRLFRSQDFGLTFVPTDLTFEPLIQMLYNPGDSNNLLTLSTTLDLWLSEDFGATWTKIHDSVCLVRWGPKSSIYFTTNNNGSCNDKGTLELRKTLDYGRSFKTIASRVFSFVVGGKFVFASIMTGTGTERMIHVSVDGGEQWNMAQLPTVTQQQFYSILAANQDMIFMHVDDPGDSGVGTVYVSDDRGTVFSKSLERHLYTSTGSDTDFTIVASLRGVYMTSVLTEDGAAETVITYDQGANWQTLRRPQNSQCNTDASTNRPNRCRLHIHASYSTTMRMNVPMLPLSQPNAVGLILAHGSVGDAESALLPDVYVSDDGGYSWLRALRGPHHYAILDSGGLLVAVEHTNSPVNQIKFSTDEGQCWHAFNFTSDPLHFSGMDSEPGSRSMNVSLWGYRNDFSKWVVITVDFRKLLDRVCDDGDYVEWLAHSADPSGSSDGCVLGYKEILLRLRKDSVCWNGRDYAVTKKLAPCKCTVADYYCDFGYYRPENSSECVVQEEIKGRALEFCLNGTTEQLQTSGYRKIPGNQCEGGFQPARKEIDLKKMCTSNALHPNSLTENSSPNTAVIVMVVIAILLTSAVVGVWLVKKYVCGGRFLVHRYSVMRENVEANKIEGVDDVDTNYMETEKAQFNEDSDQDLLE